GGAGGAGGCGACCGCATCGCCCGCCACCAGCTGCTCCACGTCGCGTGTCAGGACGCCGGCGGAGATGGCGGCCAGCGGCGGCGCGGCCGGGCGGCGGAAGATGCGCGGGTCCGCGTCGATCAGCGCGATGGGATAGGCGTTGGCGAACGCGACCGTGCGCCCCGCGTCGCGCGCGCGGCGCAGGAGGTTCTCCGCCGCCAGCATCTCGCGCAGCGCGGTGGGCACCCAGGGTCCGAAGTGCCGCCCGTACACCCGCGCCGCGTTGCGCCCGGTGAGGAGCGTCGTCTGGCCCGTTCCGCTCTGCGGCACCCCTTCCATTCCCAGCGTCGCGTCCGCCGCGGCGAGGACGGCGACCGCGGAGGTGATGCGGCCGCGCGGGTCCAGGTCCTCCGTCACGGGAAGGCGCCCGCCGAGCATCCCGCGGATGATCGGCAGGGTGGCGGCCGCGAACGGGTTGACCGCCCGGTCCGCGGGTCCGATCCCCACGCCGTCCAGAAAGACGAGGATCGCGCGGCTTGGCGGCTGAAGGAGGGCAGGGTCCATGGCGGGAATGTACGTGCACGGCGCGGTCCAGCAAACGGCGAAGGCCGCCGCTCCCCTGCGGGAACGGCGGCCTTAGACCGTTTTACACCGTCCGGCGGCTCAGCGAGCGCGCGGAATCACCAGCTTCTGGCCCGGCTGAAGGCGGCTGCTGCTCCGCATCCCGTTGGCCCGGCGGAGCTGCGCCACCGTCATGTCGTTGCGGCGGGCGACCGTCCACAGGCTCTCGCCGCGGCGCACCGTGTGGGTGCGGGCCCGGCTGCCCGAGCGGGGGCGGCTGGCGCGGCGCGTCTCGGCGCGCTTCGCCTCGGCCCGGCGGATCTCGGCGCGGCGCGTCTCCGCTGCCTTCGCCTCGGCGAGGCGCACCACCTCGCGGGCTTCCGCCTCGGCCTTCACCCGCTCGAACTGGGCGGCGAAGAG
The Longimicrobium sp. DNA segment above includes these coding regions:
- a CDS encoding alkaline phosphatase family protein, which encodes MDPALLQPPSRAILVFLDGVGIGPADRAVNPFAAATLPIIRGMLGGRLPVTEDLDPRGRITSAVAVLAAADATLGMEGVPQSGTGQTTLLTGRNAARVYGRHFGPWVPTALREMLAAENLLRRARDAGRTVAFANAYPIALIDADPRIFRRPAAPPLAAISAGVLTRDVEQLVAGDAVASSITNDRWRQRTAEVPPVSAEQAGRNLAAIAARAEVTLYAHYDTDHEGHRGGMDGSVTALERVDAFLGGLAGALGPETLLVISSDHGNVEDVREGHTLNPVPVLAIGPGREALARRIRTIADVAPAILDALGIPTQPDSTT